A genomic region of Tsukamurella pulmonis contains the following coding sequences:
- a CDS encoding NADP-dependent isocitrate dehydrogenase: MSAQQQTIIYTLTDEAPLLATASFLPIIRAFAGPAGIDVQTSDISVAARILATFPERLTEEQKVPDNLAALGELTQDPTANIIKLPNISASVPQLLAAIAELQGKGYDIPDLPSEPKTDEERDIATRYSTILGSAVNPVLRQGNSDRRAPRAVKEYARKNPHSMGEWSMASRSHVAHMKHGDFYHGEKSTTLDRERDLRMELVTADGQTHVLKKSVKLGAGDVMDSMFMSKKALLEFYEEQMQDAYETGVMFSLHVKATMMKVSHPIVFGHAVKVFYKEAFAKHQELFDELGVNVNNGLGDLYDKIATLPASKHEEIVKDLHACHEHRPELAMVDSARGISNFHSPSDVIVDASMPAMIRAGGKMYGADGRTKDTKAVMPESTFARIYQEIINFCKTNGAFDPRTMGTVPNVGLMAQKAEEYGSHDKTFEVPAGGTANIVDNATGEVLLSQEVEEGDIWRMCTVKDAPIRDWIKLAVNRARQSGTPVLFWLDPYRPHENELIKAVKAELKNYDTEGLDIQIMSQVRAMRYTLERAMRGLDTIAATGNILRDYLTDLFPILELGTSAKMLSIVPLMAGGGMYETGAGGSAPKHVKQLTEENHLRWDSLGEFLALAVSLEDTGIKNENAAAKVLATTLDAATGKLLETNKAPSRSTGELDNRGSQFYLALYWAQELAAQTENPELAAKFAPLAKALTEHEETIVEELRAVQGEPADIGGYYYPDPEKMAKVMRPSATFNADLDSLNS; the protein is encoded by the coding sequence ATGAGTGCGCAGCAGCAGACCATCATCTACACGCTGACCGACGAGGCCCCACTACTGGCCACCGCGTCGTTCCTGCCGATCATCCGCGCCTTCGCCGGGCCCGCCGGCATCGACGTGCAGACCAGTGACATCTCGGTCGCTGCGCGCATTCTCGCGACCTTCCCCGAGCGGCTGACCGAGGAGCAGAAGGTTCCGGACAACCTGGCCGCCCTCGGCGAGCTGACCCAGGACCCGACCGCGAACATCATCAAGCTCCCGAACATCAGCGCCTCGGTGCCTCAGCTGCTGGCCGCGATCGCGGAGCTGCAGGGCAAGGGTTACGACATCCCCGACCTGCCGTCGGAGCCCAAGACCGACGAGGAGCGCGACATCGCGACCCGCTACTCGACGATCCTCGGCAGTGCCGTGAACCCCGTGCTGCGCCAGGGCAACTCCGACCGTCGCGCCCCGCGCGCGGTCAAGGAGTACGCCCGCAAGAACCCGCACAGCATGGGCGAGTGGTCGATGGCCTCGCGCAGCCATGTGGCGCACATGAAGCACGGCGACTTCTACCACGGCGAGAAGTCCACCACGCTCGACCGCGAGCGCGACCTGCGCATGGAGCTGGTGACCGCAGACGGCCAGACCCACGTGCTCAAGAAGAGCGTCAAGCTCGGCGCGGGCGACGTCATGGACTCGATGTTCATGAGCAAGAAGGCGCTGCTGGAGTTCTACGAGGAGCAGATGCAGGACGCCTACGAGACCGGCGTCATGTTCTCGCTGCACGTCAAGGCCACCATGATGAAGGTCTCGCACCCCATCGTCTTCGGCCACGCGGTCAAGGTCTTCTACAAGGAGGCGTTCGCCAAGCACCAGGAGCTCTTCGACGAGCTCGGCGTGAACGTCAACAACGGCCTCGGCGACCTGTACGACAAGATCGCGACCCTGCCGGCCTCCAAGCACGAGGAGATCGTCAAGGACCTGCACGCCTGCCACGAGCACCGCCCCGAGCTCGCGATGGTCGACTCGGCCCGCGGCATCTCCAACTTCCACTCGCCGTCCGACGTGATCGTCGACGCCTCGATGCCCGCGATGATCCGCGCCGGCGGCAAGATGTACGGCGCCGACGGCCGCACCAAGGACACCAAGGCCGTGATGCCGGAGTCCACCTTCGCGCGGATCTACCAGGAGATCATCAACTTCTGTAAGACCAACGGCGCCTTCGATCCTCGCACCATGGGCACCGTCCCCAACGTCGGCCTGATGGCGCAGAAGGCGGAGGAGTACGGCTCGCACGACAAGACCTTCGAGGTCCCCGCCGGCGGCACCGCGAACATCGTCGACAACGCCACCGGCGAGGTCCTGCTCTCCCAGGAGGTGGAGGAGGGCGACATCTGGCGCATGTGCACCGTCAAGGACGCACCGATCCGCGACTGGATCAAGCTGGCCGTCAACCGCGCCCGCCAGTCCGGTACGCCCGTGCTGTTCTGGCTCGACCCGTACCGCCCGCACGAGAACGAGCTGATCAAGGCGGTCAAGGCCGAGCTGAAGAACTACGACACCGAGGGCCTCGACATCCAGATCATGTCGCAGGTGCGCGCCATGCGCTACACCCTCGAGCGGGCCATGCGCGGCCTGGACACCATCGCCGCAACGGGCAACATCCTGCGCGACTACCTCACCGACCTGTTCCCGATCCTCGAGCTCGGCACGTCGGCGAAGATGCTCTCGATCGTCCCGCTCATGGCGGGCGGCGGCATGTACGAGACCGGTGCCGGCGGTTCGGCGCCCAAGCACGTCAAGCAGCTCACCGAGGAGAACCACCTGCGCTGGGACTCGCTGGGCGAGTTCCTCGCGCTGGCGGTCAGCCTCGAGGACACGGGCATCAAGAACGAGAACGCCGCCGCGAAGGTGCTGGCCACCACGCTCGACGCCGCGACGGGCAAGCTGCTCGAGACCAACAAGGCGCCCTCGCGCAGCACGGGCGAGCTCGACAACCGCGGCAGCCAGTTCTACCTGGCCCTGTACTGGGCCCAGGAGCTGGCCGCGCAGACCGAGAACCCGGAGCTGGCCGCGAAGTTCGCGCCGCTGGCGAAGGCGCTCACCGAGCACGAGGAGACCATCGTGGAGGAGCTGCGCGCGGTCCAGGGCGAGCCGGCCGACATCGGCGGCTACTACTACCCGGACCCCGAGAAGATGGCGAAGGTGATGCGCCCCAGCGCGACCTTCAACGCGGATCTGGACTCGCTCAACTCCTGA
- a CDS encoding DUF808 domain-containing protein — protein MAGGLAALLDDIAALARLAAASVDDVAAAAGRASVKAAGVVVDDTAVTPRYVQGIEPARELRIVARIAKGSLRNKLVFILPAILLLSWLAPWALTPILMLGGTYLCYEGAEKIWEKLSGHEEPEADAGQAVDEDTVVSGAIRTDFILSAEIMVIAMNEVASEALWSRALILVVVAILITALVYGVVALIVKMDDVGLALAQRPSEFSRRVGTAMVKAMPKVLSVLANVGIVAMCWVGGHILLVGLDDLGWHRPYSVVHHFETWAHDLIPAIGSVLGWLANTLGSALFGLAVGAVVVAIVHLIGKIRGGAPAEH, from the coding sequence ATGGCCGGAGGACTCGCAGCCCTACTCGACGACATCGCCGCTCTCGCGCGGCTCGCAGCCGCGTCGGTCGACGACGTGGCGGCGGCCGCCGGACGCGCGAGCGTCAAGGCGGCGGGCGTGGTCGTCGACGACACGGCCGTCACCCCGCGCTACGTGCAGGGCATCGAGCCCGCACGCGAGCTGCGCATCGTCGCACGGATCGCCAAGGGATCGCTGCGCAACAAGCTCGTCTTCATCCTCCCGGCCATCCTGCTGCTGAGCTGGCTCGCTCCGTGGGCACTGACCCCGATCCTGATGCTCGGCGGCACCTACCTCTGCTACGAGGGCGCCGAGAAGATCTGGGAGAAGCTCAGCGGGCACGAGGAGCCGGAGGCGGACGCCGGGCAGGCCGTCGACGAGGACACCGTGGTCAGCGGCGCGATCCGCACCGACTTCATCCTCTCCGCCGAGATCATGGTGATCGCGATGAACGAGGTCGCGAGCGAGGCCCTGTGGTCGCGGGCGCTGATCCTCGTGGTCGTCGCGATCCTCATCACCGCGCTCGTCTACGGCGTGGTCGCGCTCATCGTGAAGATGGACGACGTGGGCCTCGCGCTGGCCCAGCGCCCGTCGGAGTTCAGCCGCCGGGTCGGCACGGCGATGGTCAAGGCGATGCCGAAGGTACTCAGCGTGCTCGCGAACGTGGGCATCGTCGCGATGTGCTGGGTCGGCGGGCACATCCTGCTGGTCGGCCTCGACGACCTGGGCTGGCACCGGCCGTACTCCGTGGTGCACCACTTCGAGACCTGGGCCCACGACCTGATCCCCGCCATCGGCTCGGTGCTCGGCTGGCTGGCGAACACGCTCGGCTCGGCCCTCTTCGGCCTGGCGGTGGGCGCCGTCGTGGTCGCGATCGTGCACCTGATCGGCAAGATCCGCGGCGGCGCCCCCGCCGAGCACTGA
- a CDS encoding MerR family transcriptional regulator: MTDTPDLMPIGRFSSLSRISVRMLRHYDAHGVLVPADVDAATGHRRYDGAQLAEAAAIRRLRDVGFGVSAIGALLAVRGTAAYEEALRAQRLELVAAADRVAARLTLLDSILQEPTMTDTVSEITLPARTLVYLRGTVPDYAGEGLLWQRFLPALREQGITAGATGGCIEHDDEFREADVDESVFVEVADGTTAGAPLGVLATGPLRAVVATVEGPYPQAIGRAHELIGAYVAEHGLELSRTPDDPATHHFNVYLNDPSTVPEADLRTQVFVPVR, encoded by the coding sequence GTGACCGACACCCCGGACCTCATGCCCATCGGCAGGTTCTCCTCGCTCAGCCGGATCAGCGTGCGGATGCTGCGCCACTACGACGCCCACGGTGTCCTGGTGCCCGCGGACGTCGACGCCGCGACCGGCCACCGCAGGTACGACGGAGCGCAGCTCGCCGAGGCGGCCGCCATCCGACGCCTGCGGGACGTGGGATTCGGCGTGTCCGCCATCGGCGCCCTGCTCGCGGTGCGCGGCACCGCGGCCTACGAGGAGGCCCTGCGCGCGCAGCGCCTCGAGCTCGTCGCGGCCGCGGACCGGGTGGCGGCGCGCCTGACCCTGCTCGACTCGATCCTTCAGGAGCCCACCATGACCGACACCGTTTCCGAGATCACCCTGCCCGCCCGCACACTCGTCTACCTGCGCGGCACCGTCCCCGACTACGCCGGGGAGGGCCTGCTGTGGCAGCGCTTCCTCCCTGCGCTCCGGGAGCAGGGCATCACCGCCGGCGCCACCGGCGGCTGCATCGAGCACGACGACGAGTTCCGCGAGGCGGACGTGGACGAGTCCGTCTTCGTCGAGGTGGCCGACGGCACCACCGCGGGCGCGCCGCTCGGCGTCCTGGCGACCGGGCCGCTGCGGGCCGTCGTCGCCACCGTCGAGGGGCCGTACCCACAGGCCATCGGCCGGGCGCACGAGCTGATCGGCGCCTACGTGGCCGAGCACGGACTCGAGCTCTCCCGGACCCCGGACGATCCGGCGACGCACCACTTCAACGTCTACCTCAACGACCCGTCGACGGTGCCCGAGGCGGACCTGCGCACGCAGGTCTTCGTGCCGGTGCGCTGA
- a CDS encoding lysoplasmalogenase: MTRASTVLKLAYAAVAVVDTTLSASPKPSRHHARRFTKPLLLPILAASFATDPRARRSPLRRSTLAGQAAGWVGDVALLGDEPRDFALGASAFATGHAAYISGLLAQRDPDASPVRPAAVGAAWVVGAPRTLLAAYRTAPALAPVLAGYSAVLSGTAAAATVLGPQIPADARRATLAGAGLFLLSDSILGLRKFVLADPPAWMEGAVMATYTGAQYLIADGAARAGGVDRQVRAGA, encoded by the coding sequence GTGACCCGTGCCAGCACCGTTCTCAAGCTCGCCTACGCCGCCGTCGCGGTCGTCGACACCACGCTGTCGGCGTCGCCGAAGCCTTCTCGCCACCACGCGCGTCGGTTCACCAAGCCGCTGCTGCTGCCGATCCTCGCGGCGTCGTTCGCCACCGACCCGCGGGCGCGGCGCTCGCCACTGCGCCGCTCCACGCTCGCGGGCCAGGCCGCCGGGTGGGTGGGCGATGTGGCACTGCTCGGCGACGAGCCGAGGGACTTCGCGCTCGGGGCGAGCGCGTTCGCGACCGGCCACGCCGCCTACATCAGCGGGCTGCTCGCGCAGCGTGATCCCGACGCCTCGCCGGTGCGCCCCGCCGCCGTCGGGGCGGCGTGGGTGGTCGGCGCGCCGCGGACCCTGCTCGCCGCGTACCGGACCGCTCCCGCGCTCGCGCCGGTCCTCGCGGGGTACTCCGCCGTGCTCAGTGGCACCGCCGCCGCGGCGACGGTGCTGGGCCCGCAGATCCCCGCCGACGCCCGCCGCGCCACGCTCGCGGGCGCCGGACTCTTCCTCCTGAGCGACTCGATCCTCGGGCTGCGCAAGTTCGTCCTCGCCGATCCGCCCGCGTGGATGGAGGGGGCCGTGATGGCCACGTACACGGGCGCGCAGTACCTGATCGCCGACGGGGCGGCGCGCGCCGGGGGAGTCGATCGGCAGGTCCGCGCCGGGGCTTGA